In Lineus longissimus chromosome 9, tnLinLong1.2, whole genome shotgun sequence, one genomic interval encodes:
- the LOC135493985 gene encoding uncharacterized protein LOC135493985: MDESNKREVVRLRNMVVDKWGQDTSLQNTLETELEGVPNVEENVVITILAKHDRDLLVMKTEGDNAEEFTIRDGIFVPVLLDFPVEVNVSIDGKVVTEFHE; the protein is encoded by the exons ATGGATGAAAGTAATAAGAGGGAAGTCGTCAGATTGAGGAACATGGTCGTTGACAAATGGGGGCAAGATACTTCCCTGCAAAATACTCTCGAGACCGAACTGGAG GGTGTCCCCAACGTGGAGGAAAATGTAGTCATCACCATACTTGCTAAGCATGATCGTGACCTGCTCGTCATGAAAACTGAAGGTGACAACGCAGAAGAATTCACCATAAGGGATGGTATCTTTGTTCCAGTTTTGCTGGATTTCCCAGTCGAGGTTAATGTAAGCATTGATGGGAAGGTGGTGACTGAATTTCACGAGTAA